The following coding sequences lie in one Kamptonema formosum PCC 6407 genomic window:
- a CDS encoding NUDIX hydrolase has product MTYTYEFPRPALTVDCVVFGLDEDNLLKIMLIQRKLPPFQGQWALPGGFVRIEENLEAAARRELREETGIKNVFLEQLYTYGDVNRDPRDRVVTVAYFALINLSEHPIDAATDATDAAWFPATKKPPLPFDHEQILATALARLKGKVRYEPIGFELLPKKFTLTQLQKLYETILEQKLDKRNFRKKILKMELLVALDETETGVAHRAARLYKFDERKYHKLKQKGFNFEL; this is encoded by the coding sequence ATGACTTACACCTACGAATTTCCCAGACCTGCACTTACCGTCGATTGCGTCGTCTTTGGATTGGATGAAGACAACCTGCTAAAAATCATGCTGATTCAGCGGAAACTGCCACCTTTTCAGGGACAATGGGCTCTACCTGGGGGCTTTGTGCGGATTGAGGAAAACCTCGAAGCAGCGGCGCGGCGGGAATTGCGCGAGGAAACGGGCATTAAAAATGTATTTTTAGAGCAACTTTATACCTATGGTGATGTTAATCGAGATCCGCGCGATCGCGTTGTCACTGTCGCCTATTTCGCCTTAATCAATTTATCGGAGCACCCGATTGATGCCGCAACTGATGCGACAGATGCCGCTTGGTTTCCCGCTACTAAAAAGCCGCCACTTCCTTTCGACCACGAGCAAATTTTAGCAACAGCTCTTGCTAGACTAAAAGGCAAAGTTCGTTATGAACCCATTGGGTTTGAACTTTTACCAAAAAAATTCACCCTCACCCAACTCCAGAAGCTTTATGAAACAATTTTAGAGCAAAAACTAGATAAGCGAAATTTCCGTAAAAAAATTCTTAAAATGGAGCTTTTAGTAGCGCTAGATGAAACCGAAACCGGAGTTGCCCATCGCGCCGCAAGACTTTATAAATTTGACGAACGCAAATATCATAAATTAAAACAAAAAGGATTTAATTTTGAACTATAA
- the purD gene encoding phosphoribosylamine--glycine ligase — MKVLVVGNGGREHAIATKLLQSGKIEQVFCAPGNGGTATLKGCQNLPLPVDDFEGMERAILEHDISLVAVGPEVPLSLGIADYFQQRNIPVFGPIQAGAQIEASKSWAKDLMLEAGIPTAKSGTFTDADSAKAYIAVQGVPIVVKADGLAAGKGVTVATTLEMAESAIDAIFGGEFGTENIRAVVEEFLSGQEVSILALTDGLTIVPLLPAQDHKAIGNGDTGPNTGGMGAYAPAPIVTPALMQRIQTEILQPTLTILQKRGIDYRGVLYAGLMISPEGEPKVLEFNCRFGDPETQPILSLLETPLEDIMLACCQQRLGEFPALSWKPGAAVCVVLAAGGYPGIYEKGKVITGIEQAEALGATVFHAGTKLKEQLITDGGRVLGVTAVGETFEVAIKKAYAAVDCIQFEGAYCRRDIGHRAMKN, encoded by the coding sequence GTGAAAGTTTTAGTAGTAGGAAACGGAGGCCGGGAACACGCGATCGCAACAAAACTGCTGCAATCAGGCAAAATTGAACAAGTATTCTGTGCCCCTGGCAATGGCGGAACCGCCACCCTCAAAGGTTGCCAAAATCTCCCCCTTCCAGTAGATGACTTTGAGGGCATGGAACGAGCCATCTTAGAGCATGATATCTCCTTAGTCGCCGTTGGCCCCGAAGTCCCCCTATCTCTAGGCATTGCTGACTACTTCCAACAGCGAAATATTCCCGTTTTTGGCCCCATCCAAGCAGGGGCTCAAATTGAAGCGAGTAAATCCTGGGCCAAAGATTTGATGCTGGAAGCCGGTATTCCCACCGCCAAATCAGGCACATTTACTGATGCTGATTCTGCTAAAGCTTACATCGCCGTCCAGGGAGTGCCGATCGTTGTCAAAGCCGATGGGCTCGCTGCGGGTAAAGGTGTCACAGTTGCCACCACCCTAGAAATGGCTGAAAGTGCCATTGATGCTATCTTTGGCGGGGAGTTTGGTACTGAGAATATTCGCGCCGTAGTTGAAGAATTTTTAAGCGGTCAAGAAGTCTCAATCTTAGCTTTAACTGATGGTTTGACCATTGTACCGCTGTTGCCTGCCCAAGACCATAAGGCGATCGGCAACGGCGACACGGGCCCCAACACTGGCGGGATGGGAGCCTACGCCCCTGCACCCATTGTCACACCTGCCCTGATGCAGCGGATTCAGACAGAAATTCTACAGCCGACCTTGACAATATTACAAAAGCGTGGTATAGACTACCGGGGTGTTCTTTACGCAGGTTTGATGATTTCCCCAGAAGGCGAGCCCAAAGTCTTAGAGTTTAACTGTCGCTTCGGCGATCCCGAAACTCAACCCATCTTGTCCTTGCTGGAAACGCCCCTCGAAGACATCATGCTGGCTTGTTGTCAACAGCGTTTAGGGGAATTCCCCGCCCTGAGTTGGAAACCGGGGGCGGCTGTTTGTGTGGTGCTGGCCGCTGGCGGCTATCCAGGGATTTATGAGAAAGGTAAAGTAATTACCGGGATTGAGCAAGCCGAAGCTTTGGGGGCGACTGTCTTTCACGCCGGGACTAAGCTGAAAGAGCAGCTAATTACTGACGGGGGGCGGGTTTTAGGGGTAACTGCGGTCGGCGAAACCTTTGAGGTTGCCATCAAAAAAGCTTACGCAGCCGTTGATTGTATCCAGTTTGAAGGGGCTTACTGCCGCCGGGACATTGGACACCGAGCGATGAAAAATTAA
- a CDS encoding DMT family transporter: MISSLWATTLKLINSMPARAYLLTAIVIFAISGSVIRKLTEIGAQNLINGRNPISFCNVLFAGNICALLVLIFVYYRQWNLPALKQLSRKNWLSLSVVAILEGALAPTLIFTALAVTMVNNVILIGRIEPPLTLILSVLLLRERVNRWVVGGAIASFIGVILTILLQTPDDNIVKMGGAIHIGQGELMTAGWAVCIAISTIISKAKLGQIPLGIFTVFRTFIGTIIFFAIVMVQYGPIHFIDIFSPLLWQWMLFYGIVIVVGGQLCFFTGLKKSTASEVSLASSFGPIAGILASYLILGELPSIAQYIGGTVIMAGIILTQIGVVRQSTKTPVTMQSISAMEIDREVGFKGV, encoded by the coding sequence ATGATATCCAGCTTATGGGCTACTACCTTAAAATTAATCAACTCAATGCCCGCAAGAGCTTATCTTTTGACTGCGATCGTTATTTTCGCTATTTCGGGCTCAGTTATTCGTAAATTAACAGAAATAGGCGCTCAAAACTTAATTAATGGCAGGAATCCTATTTCATTTTGCAATGTTTTATTTGCAGGAAATATTTGTGCTTTGCTGGTTCTAATTTTCGTCTATTACCGACAATGGAATCTGCCTGCATTAAAACAGCTTTCTAGAAAAAATTGGCTAAGTCTAAGCGTAGTTGCTATCCTCGAAGGAGCTTTAGCGCCCACCTTAATTTTTACAGCTCTGGCTGTGACAATGGTCAATAATGTCATTTTGATCGGGCGCATCGAGCCACCTTTAACTTTAATTTTATCAGTATTATTGCTACGAGAACGAGTAAATCGGTGGGTTGTTGGCGGTGCAATTGCTTCATTTATTGGCGTTATTCTAACAATATTACTTCAAACTCCCGATGACAACATTGTAAAAATGGGAGGCGCTATTCATATAGGACAAGGTGAATTAATGACCGCTGGGTGGGCTGTATGTATAGCTATTTCCACTATTATTAGTAAAGCAAAACTTGGCCAAATACCGTTGGGAATATTTACCGTATTTAGAACATTTATAGGTACAATTATCTTTTTTGCAATTGTTATGGTGCAATATGGCCCAATTCATTTTATTGATATTTTCTCGCCTTTATTATGGCAATGGATGTTATTCTATGGAATTGTCATTGTTGTGGGTGGTCAATTATGTTTTTTTACTGGGTTAAAAAAATCTACCGCATCCGAAGTTTCATTAGCTAGCTCTTTTGGCCCCATTGCTGGAATTTTAGCCTCTTACTTAATTTTAGGAGAATTACCTAGCATTGCTCAATATATTGGTGGTACTGTTATTATGGCGGGCATCATATTAACCCAAATAGGAGTTGTTCGCCAAAGCACTAAAACTCCAGTTACAATGCAGAGTATTAGTGCTATGGAAATTGATAGAGAAGTTGGTTTTAAAGGAGTGTAA
- a CDS encoding ATP-binding protein encodes MLAFLKNIGEIIAHWWSEFTLQTRLMAGATLVVSLIMSGLTFWAVNTIQLDAHLNDTRYGRDLGLLLAANVAPLIAQNDRTEVARFSRQFYGSTSSIRYILYADDAGEIYLGLPFSESEVETSLTLRRRIQLPDTFTANLEEVNFTPEPLVKQHLTPAGEVTDVFVPLVHEGKYLGVLAIGINPNPTAVISSNLTRDVTLAVFVTIWVMVILGAVFNALTITQPIKELVFGVKNIASGNFKQRVDLPLGGELGELICSFNEMAEKLESYEEQNIEELTAEKAKLETLVSTIADGAVLLDANLYIILVNPTARRIFGWEYKNVIGENVLNYLPAEVQLEVARPLYQIAGGDREGGEFRCSLTEPINRTVRILVTTVTLHKAPGSEPLCKSCLHEERNTCTEAPRPDAFECSLYFESAKSHLPEEYRDNLKGIAMTIQDITREVELNEAKSQFISNVSHELRTPLFNIKSFIETLHEYGEDLSEAERREFLETANHETDRLTRLVNDVLDLSRLESCRIYHFDGVDIAQAVEQTLRTYQLNAKDKGIELIQELDPDLPAVLGHYDLLLQVFANLVGNALKFTHSGGKIAIRASQLDVEVREDKYEVANEESSPGNYSLSHAVPPSKLVRIEISDTGIGIDAEDQEAIFDRFFRVENRVHTLEGTGLGLSIVRNIIDKHHTKVHLVSEVGVGTTFWFDLMVYQQK; translated from the coding sequence ATGCTGGCCTTCCTCAAAAACATCGGAGAAATAATAGCCCATTGGTGGTCGGAGTTTACTCTCCAGACGCGGCTGATGGCGGGAGCCACACTGGTAGTCTCCTTGATTATGAGCGGCCTGACCTTCTGGGCGGTCAACACCATTCAACTAGATGCCCACCTCAATGACACCCGCTACGGCCGCGATCTCGGTCTGCTGCTGGCTGCCAATGTCGCCCCTTTAATTGCCCAAAACGATCGCACAGAAGTAGCCCGCTTTTCCCGGCAATTCTACGGCAGCACCTCTAGCATTCGATATATCCTCTACGCCGACGATGCTGGCGAAATCTACCTCGGCTTACCCTTTTCTGAGTCAGAGGTAGAAACTTCTCTGACTCTCCGTCGCCGGATTCAACTTCCCGATACTTTTACCGCCAATCTTGAAGAGGTCAATTTCACCCCTGAGCCCTTAGTAAAGCAGCACTTAACTCCCGCAGGGGAAGTGACTGACGTATTTGTTCCCCTCGTCCACGAGGGCAAATATTTAGGAGTTTTAGCGATCGGCATTAATCCTAATCCTACAGCCGTCATTTCCTCAAATTTAACTAGGGATGTCACCTTAGCAGTGTTTGTCACAATTTGGGTGATGGTAATTTTAGGGGCAGTATTTAACGCTTTGACGATTACTCAGCCGATTAAAGAATTAGTTTTTGGCGTTAAAAACATTGCTTCCGGTAACTTTAAACAGCGAGTTGATTTGCCTTTAGGCGGTGAATTAGGGGAATTGATTTGTAGCTTTAATGAGATGGCTGAAAAGCTGGAAAGCTATGAAGAGCAAAACATTGAAGAATTGACAGCGGAAAAAGCTAAACTGGAAACCCTGGTTTCTACTATTGCTGACGGTGCGGTGTTGCTGGATGCTAATTTGTACATCATTTTAGTTAACCCGACCGCGCGGCGAATCTTTGGCTGGGAATATAAGAATGTAATTGGGGAAAATGTTTTAAATTACTTACCTGCGGAGGTACAGCTAGAGGTAGCTAGGCCATTGTATCAAATTGCTGGTGGCGATCGCGAAGGGGGAGAATTTCGCTGTTCGCTTACAGAACCAATTAATCGCACTGTGAGAATTCTTGTTACTACTGTAACTTTACATAAAGCACCGGGTTCAGAACCGCTGTGTAAAAGTTGTCTCCATGAAGAAAGAAATACCTGTACCGAGGCCCCGCGCCCCGATGCTTTTGAATGTTCCTTATACTTTGAAAGTGCTAAATCTCACCTTCCAGAAGAGTATCGAGACAACCTGAAAGGGATTGCGATGACGATACAGGATATTACTCGCGAAGTAGAACTAAATGAAGCTAAGAGTCAATTTATTAGCAATGTTTCTCACGAATTAAGAACGCCTTTGTTTAATATTAAATCATTTATCGAAACTCTCCACGAGTACGGGGAAGACCTCAGCGAGGCTGAACGTCGCGAATTTCTAGAAACGGCAAATCATGAGACTGACCGCCTCACTCGCCTGGTTAACGATGTATTAGATTTGTCGCGGTTGGAATCTTGCCGAATTTATCATTTTGACGGTGTTGATATTGCCCAAGCTGTAGAGCAAACCTTACGTACTTATCAACTCAATGCTAAAGATAAAGGTATTGAATTGATTCAGGAACTTGACCCGGATTTACCAGCGGTTTTAGGTCATTACGATTTGTTGTTACAAGTGTTTGCGAATCTGGTTGGTAATGCTTTGAAATTTACTCATTCGGGAGGGAAGATTGCGATTCGCGCTTCTCAGTTAGATGTGGAAGTAAGGGAGGATAAATATGAAGTTGCTAATGAGGAATCTTCCCCAGGAAACTATTCTCTATCACACGCAGTACCGCCTTCTAAGCTGGTGCGGATTGAGATTTCTGATACGGGAATTGGTATTGATGCAGAGGATCAAGAGGCAATCTTTGACCGTTTCTTCCGGGTGGAAAATCGGGTGCATACTTTGGAAGGTACTGGGTTGGGGCTTTCAATTGTGAGGAATATTATTGATAAGCATCATACTAAGGTGCATTTAGTTAGTGAGGTTGGGGTTGGTACTACTTTCTGGTTTGATTTAATGGTTTATCAGCAAAAATAA
- a CDS encoding TVP38/TMEM64 family protein: MLEQPPSSANRTIKNSVKFFLIASLVALVSILARATNIQELLRSGLIWIEQLGFWGPVAFIVVYNLATVLFIPGSILTLGGGFIFGIVWGSIYVFLAATLGATLAFLIGRYLSRNWVAKKIEKYPKFKAIDEAVGREGFKIVFLTRLSPIFPFNLLNYALGVTQVSLKDYVLGSLGMIPGTMMYVYLGSLGGEMAIIERACYAVNSQASAVNLLINGIGLIATVAVSLYTARIARKSLEANI, from the coding sequence ATGTTAGAACAACCACCAAGTAGTGCAAATAGAACCATAAAAAATAGCGTTAAATTTTTCTTAATTGCCTCATTAGTTGCGCTCGTTAGCATTTTAGCACGAGCTACCAATATCCAAGAACTTTTAAGAAGCGGATTGATCTGGATTGAGCAGCTTGGATTTTGGGGGCCAGTAGCATTTATTGTTGTGTATAATCTAGCTACTGTTTTATTTATTCCCGGTTCTATCCTCACACTAGGAGGAGGCTTTATTTTTGGCATTGTTTGGGGTTCAATATATGTTTTTCTTGCCGCAACTTTAGGTGCTACTTTAGCTTTTTTGATCGGTCGATACTTATCTCGCAACTGGGTAGCAAAAAAAATTGAGAAGTACCCAAAGTTCAAAGCAATTGATGAAGCTGTTGGTCGAGAAGGATTTAAAATAGTTTTTTTAACACGCCTTTCTCCCATCTTTCCTTTCAATCTTTTAAATTATGCTTTGGGAGTAACGCAAGTTTCCTTAAAAGACTATGTTCTAGGTTCACTTGGTATGATTCCAGGGACTATGATGTACGTTTACCTCGGTTCTTTAGGGGGAGAAATGGCTATAATAGAAAGAGCCTGTTATGCTGTAAATAGCCAAGCATCCGCCGTAAATTTACTTATTAATGGGATCGGTTTGATTGCCACTGTTGCTGTCAGCCTTTATACA
- a CDS encoding cysteine hydrolase family protein, translated as MTAQTQLQIPSYFDPKKVGEVWRVPYQNRAIDAKQWAKQNSIRPAAEDKTRICLMIIDAQNTFCIPNFELFVAGHSGTGAVDDNVRLCEFIYRNLGVITAIAPTMDTHTAMQIFHPIFWINDAGEHPVPAATMVTLNDVQTGIWKVNPAISYSIADGNYLALQKHALHYVQKLSDNGKYPLTIWPYHSMLGGIGHALVSAVEEAIFFHNIARNSQTLFEIKGSNPLTENYSVLRPEVLDSADGRPIAQKNLLFIQKLLEYDTVIIAGQAKSHCVAWTIEDLLTEIMARDSKLAKKVYLLEDCTSPVVVADIIDFTEQANAAFARFAKAGMQIVKSSQPIDTWPGISLRHFT; from the coding sequence ATGACAGCACAAACTCAACTACAAATTCCTTCTTACTTCGACCCCAAAAAAGTTGGAGAAGTCTGGCGAGTACCCTATCAAAACAGGGCAATAGATGCAAAACAATGGGCAAAACAAAACAGCATCCGACCAGCAGCAGAAGATAAAACCCGCATTTGTCTAATGATAATCGATGCCCAAAACACTTTTTGTATTCCCAACTTTGAATTATTTGTTGCAGGTCATTCTGGTACTGGTGCGGTCGATGACAACGTGCGATTGTGCGAATTTATTTATCGCAATTTAGGTGTAATTACAGCCATTGCACCTACAATGGATACCCACACAGCGATGCAAATTTTCCATCCGATATTTTGGATTAATGACGCAGGAGAACACCCAGTACCAGCCGCTACAATGGTGACACTAAATGATGTGCAAACAGGCATCTGGAAAGTGAATCCTGCTATCAGTTACAGCATCGCTGATGGAAACTATTTAGCCTTGCAAAAACACGCCTTGCACTACGTTCAAAAACTGAGCGATAACGGTAAATATCCTCTCACAATTTGGCCCTATCACTCCATGTTAGGAGGTATTGGACACGCCTTAGTATCCGCAGTTGAAGAAGCGATATTTTTTCACAATATAGCCCGCAATAGCCAAACTCTTTTTGAAATTAAAGGTAGCAATCCCCTCACAGAAAATTATTCAGTCCTGCGGCCAGAAGTTTTAGATAGTGCAGATGGTCGTCCTATTGCTCAAAAAAATCTGCTTTTTATTCAGAAATTACTGGAATATGACACGGTAATTATTGCCGGACAAGCTAAGAGTCATTGTGTTGCTTGGACAATTGAGGATTTGCTAACAGAAATTATGGCACGAGATTCTAAATTAGCTAAGAAAGTTTATCTGCTAGAAGATTGTACTTCGCCCGTTGTTGTTGCCGATATAATTGATTTTACAGAACAAGCGAATGCTGCTTTTGCGAGGTTTGCCAAGGCGGGGATGCAGATTGTTAAATCGAGTCAGCCAATTGATACCTGGCCGGGTATTTCACTTAGACACTTTACGTAA